TCCTGCGCCCTGCGGCTGGCAAGGCCCACCGCGAGCGCAACCCCGCAGGCCACCGCAAGGAAAACCACCAACGTAAACAAGGTGGTGGGATCGGCGATGGAGAGGGACCCCACCGGATCCGCGGAGAAGTAGTTAAGGAGGAAGCTGCCCAGCACCGCGGCCACCACCGCCGGCCACAAACCACCAATGGCCGCCACCGCAACAGCTACAGCCAGTTGCAACAGCATGATGATCGCGAAGTTGCGGAAGCCAAGGACAGTGACCATGAGTTCAATGCCTGGCGGCAACACAACAGCCAACACCAGGCCCGTGATCACCCGGGCGGTGCCGATGCCGCGGATCGGCGGGAGCCGCAGCAGCACGCCGTCGTCGCCGTTGCTGTTTGCTTCAGGTCCCGCCATGGCTACATCCTTACATGCTTCCAAACATGGGGACTTATCCCCATTCACGGCCGTCACCCGTGCCTGCGCGGCGCACAGGGACTAGGCTTGCTCTGAGTATTCTGGTCCGGCGTGGCGCCGGACACTTCAACGGTCTATCCAGGGGGATATACATGGGCCCGAATGACAGCCCTGACGCAGCCGGCAACAACGGCGGCAGCAGGGACAACAACGGCGACTTTGCGGCGGGCAACAATCCGCCCAAGCCTCCTCCGTGGCAGGTACCCAAGCCCGAGCTCCACCCTGAGCTGTTCACGCCCGTCGAGAAAGAACCGGCGCAGGGCAGCACCGGCAAGCGCAGGAAAAAGCCCGCCGGGGCACCCCAGCCTGGGGCTGGAGCACCCAAGCCCGGCCAACCCCTCCCCGTGGTTGACCCCTTCGCTAAAGAACGCGAGCGCGGTGAGGCCGAGGCGGCCAAGAAGAAGAAGCGCTCGCATCGCCGCACCCTGGTGGTGGGTCTGGGTGTGACTGCCCTCCTGGCCGGAACCATCACTGCGATTGTGGCCAGCAACAAGGAGGAAGCTGACTACGCACAGGTCTGTTTCAATGAGGAAACCGGCGAGCGCGTTGATGACAACCAGTGCGACAACAGCAGTTCGGCGGGCCGCAGTTCAGGGGTATACGCCTGGTACTTCTATTCCCGCGGGGCCAGCGTGCCTGCCGTGGGCCAAAACCGCAGCTCCTACCCGAGCTACACCAAGAATGTGCCCACGGACGCCAAGGCTTCCAAGGGGTACAGCACCAAGGGCGGCACGGTCAGCCGCGGCGGCTTTGGCAGCAGCTCCAAAAGCGGCGGAAGCTCGGGGGGCTAGGCGTGCGTCGACTCCCCTCCGAGCCCAGGCCGGACTGGAAGCAGAAGATCGAAGAACAGGGCCTGGTATTTTCCACTACCACCATGCCCGATGGCCGGAACATCGAGTACTGGAACGAATCGGCCTATTACGAATTCACCGAAGACGAGGTGGAAACCCTCGAGAAAACCGCCGAGGACATGCACATCATGTGCTTGGAGGCGGCGAAGTACCTCGCCACCGGGGCCATGGGCGATATCGGCATCGGGCGGCAGGCTCTGGAATTGGCCGGGGAGTCGCTGCAGGCCGGCGACATGGATATTTACGGTCGCTTCGACTTCATCTATGACGGCAAGGGTGGTCCGGCCAAGATGCTGGAGTACAACGCCGATACCCCTACCGGGCTGATCGAGGCTTCCGTGGCTCAGTGGTTCTGGCTGCAGGACGTCTTCCCGGAGAAGGACCAGTGGAACGGAATCCATGAGGCCCTGATCCGTCAGTGGAAGAAGCTGCAGTTCCGCACCGGCATGAGCACCTTGCATGTTGCCCACTCCGAGGCGGAGGAATCCGGCGAGGACTGGATGACGGCGGCGTACATGCGGGATGTTGCAAGCCAGGGCGGTTGGACCACCATCGGGATCAATATGTCCGATATTGGCTGGGACCCCAACCTGAACCGGTTCGTGGACCTGGACAACTTCATGATCAGCACCATGTTCAAGCTGTACCCGTGGGAACTGATGATGAAGGAACCCTTCGGACACCGCCTCCTTCAGCGCGCCCACAACCCACGCTGGGTTGAGCCGGCGTGGAAGATGCTGTTGTCCAACAAAGCCCTGCTGGCTGCGCTGTGGCACCTCTACCCCAATCATGAGAACCTGCTGCCTGCCTACCTCGGCGATCCCGGTCCTCTCAAGGAATGGGTGGCCAAGCCGCTGCATGGACGCGAGGGCGACAACATTCGCATTCACGCCCCCGGCATCGAAATCCAACAGCCAGGGGGTTATGGTCGCGAAGGCTGGTGTTTCCAGCAGTACCACTCCCTTCCCGACTTCGACGGCAACCATCCTGTCCTGGGCCTGTGGGTAGTGGATGGCGAATCCGTGGGCTGCGGAATCCGCGAATCAGACGGACCCATCACGGACTATTTCTGCCGCTTTGTCCCCAATACCATTGACGCCCCGGCGCCCATCGCGCCCCCTGCTACTGCCTACGGAGCTGCACTATGAGCACAGAAACCTCGACGCCGGGTGGCGGCTCAGCGGGCGGCGACCGCACCGCCGTCGTACCTTCCAAAGGCCTCCACGCCGGGATCCTGGACCTGGGCGACTCCGTCATGCTGGGCCTCGCCTCCACCGCGCCCGTCTACTCGCTTGCGGCAACGCTGGGACTCATCGTTGCAGTCAACGGCAACTACACTCCCCTGATCCTGATCCTCGGCTTCATCCCCGTGCTGTTCATTGCCTACGCTTTCCGTGAGCTCAACAGCGCCATGCCGGATTGCGGTACTACGTTCTTCTGGGCCCGCAAAGCCTTCGGTCCGTGGGCTGGCTGGCTGGGCGGCTGGGGCGTGGCCCTGGCAGGTGTGGTGGTGCTGGCCAACCTGGCGCAAATCGCGGGCAAGTACGTGTGGCTGCTGATCGGCGACGGTTCACTGGCCGATAACACCTGGCTGGTCACTGCCACCGGTGTGCTGTTCATTGTGTTCATGACGTACGTGAACCACCGCGGCATCCGTTTGGGCGAGCATGTCCAGCGCACCCTGACCTACATTCAGTACATTTCGCTGGGCATCTTTGCGGTGGCCATTGTTTTCCGGATCGCAGGCGGTGCGCCTGAAGGGCAGGCCTTCGACTTTGAGTGGTTCAATCCTGCCGGCGCCTTTGCAGATCCCGGCGCCGTGGTTCATGGTGTCCTGCTGGCTTTGTTCATTTATTGGGGCTGGGACACGTGCCTGGCGCTGAATGAGGAGACGGAAAACCCTGCCAAGACCCCCGGCCGTGGCGCCGTTCTCTCCGCCACAGTCCTTCTGGCGATTTACGTTTCCGTGGCCCTCCTGGTGATGATGTACGCCACGATCGGTACCGACGGCATCGGACTGGGCAACGAGGCAAACCAGGACGACGTCTTCCTGGCCATGAAAGACGTTGTGCTGGGTCCTTGGGGCTGGCTGATCATTGTGGCTGTGCTTGCCTCAGTCCTGTCCTCCACGCAGACCACCATCCTGCCCACCGCCCGCGGAACCCTGTCCATGGGTGTCCACGGCGCGCTTCCTCCCCGGTTCGGCAAGGTCCACGAGCGCTTCATGACTCCGGGCTTCTCCACTCAGGTGATGGGTGCGGTGGCTGTGGTGTACTACGTTGCCATGAGCTTCCTGAGTGAAAACCTGCTCTCGGACTCCATCAGTGCTATCAGTTTGTTCATTGCGTTTTATTATTCGCTGACTGGTTTCTCCTGTGTATGGTTCTTCCGCTCCACGCTCCGGGATTCGGCCAGGAACCTGTGGTTCCGCGGCATCCTGCCGTTCCTTGGTGCACTATCTCTTGCTGCGGCT
The sequence above is a segment of the Arthrobacter sp. StoSoilB22 genome. Coding sequences within it:
- a CDS encoding APC family permease encodes the protein MSTETSTPGGGSAGGDRTAVVPSKGLHAGILDLGDSVMLGLASTAPVYSLAATLGLIVAVNGNYTPLILILGFIPVLFIAYAFRELNSAMPDCGTTFFWARKAFGPWAGWLGGWGVALAGVVVLANLAQIAGKYVWLLIGDGSLADNTWLVTATGVLFIVFMTYVNHRGIRLGEHVQRTLTYIQYISLGIFAVAIVFRIAGGAPEGQAFDFEWFNPAGAFADPGAVVHGVLLALFIYWGWDTCLALNEETENPAKTPGRGAVLSATVLLAIYVSVALLVMMYATIGTDGIGLGNEANQDDVFLAMKDVVLGPWGWLIIVAVLASVLSSTQTTILPTARGTLSMGVHGALPPRFGKVHERFMTPGFSTQVMGAVAVVYYVAMSFLSENLLSDSISAISLFIAFYYSLTGFSCVWFFRSTLRDSARNLWFRGILPFLGALSLAAAFFISAVQMWDPAYGDTQIFGIGGAFVSGVLLLALGVVLAVVCRFAPSTRGYFTGERAEVGVVRGE
- a CDS encoding glutathionylspermidine synthase family protein, which translates into the protein MRRLPSEPRPDWKQKIEEQGLVFSTTTMPDGRNIEYWNESAYYEFTEDEVETLEKTAEDMHIMCLEAAKYLATGAMGDIGIGRQALELAGESLQAGDMDIYGRFDFIYDGKGGPAKMLEYNADTPTGLIEASVAQWFWLQDVFPEKDQWNGIHEALIRQWKKLQFRTGMSTLHVAHSEAEESGEDWMTAAYMRDVASQGGWTTIGINMSDIGWDPNLNRFVDLDNFMISTMFKLYPWELMMKEPFGHRLLQRAHNPRWVEPAWKMLLSNKALLAALWHLYPNHENLLPAYLGDPGPLKEWVAKPLHGREGDNIRIHAPGIEIQQPGGYGREGWCFQQYHSLPDFDGNHPVLGLWVVDGESVGCGIRESDGPITDYFCRFVPNTIDAPAPIAPPATAYGAAL
- a CDS encoding Tat pathway signal protein translates to MGPNDSPDAAGNNGGSRDNNGDFAAGNNPPKPPPWQVPKPELHPELFTPVEKEPAQGSTGKRRKKPAGAPQPGAGAPKPGQPLPVVDPFAKERERGEAEAAKKKKRSHRRTLVVGLGVTALLAGTITAIVASNKEEADYAQVCFNEETGERVDDNQCDNSSSAGRSSGVYAWYFYSRGASVPAVGQNRSSYPSYTKNVPTDAKASKGYSTKGGTVSRGGFGSSSKSGGSSGG